The genome window TAACTTAAGTTTTTGCTGTCTGGGGACCTGATAAGAGATGAAGGGGAGATGCTAAGTCCACTGAACACCCAACAGGAATAATGATAAAGCTGTCTTTCTAAATAACATGCCTGTACCTGTCAGTAACTAGTTTTGAGTTTTTCACTGCTTTGTTTATATTAGTGCTCCCTCACCCTCCTGGGTGTCTCCAGAGTTAAACAAGCAGGTTTTTACCTCCAacttaatcctttaaaaatatagaccAAACTTTAAGGTTCTGACAATTTTcaaccatatttatttattgcagaaaaataatatacaaagatatttacaaaacaatcataaaaatatgaatgcaTTTAGACACCGGATCTATTTGCATTTTACCATGGgtcatcaataaataaatagaatgttgtttttgtattttaagtttttttttttccctcagaggaagaatgaaaaaaggaatgCACTGACTGTGATTTTGCAAGTCAGTTTGATcccagtatttttatttctaaaggtGTTCTTAAAATTCCTCTGATTGTTaccattttaaaatggagaaagtcCATAATGATGCCTTTCCTTTCAGTGGCTGATTGGCACGACCTCTTGAGAATGCatgcatgaaaaaataaaaataaaaacattcttcgtcaaaaaaaaaaaaaggaacacaaacaAACTGTTCAGACTTCTATCAGAATGTAGAGGTGTGAGGATGGTGCCGCTTCCCGTCCGGGAATCACTGTCCACGGGCCTGTCTcgctttctcttttaaaagtgcGCCCCACGCCCTGTTTCTTTGAATTTGGATTCTGCTCTTCTAATTTCCAAGAAAACCTTtggcatatatatttaattttaattatccaGCTCCAGAGTCTCTAGACTgtccattttctccttctctggaaGCAATGACATCTGCAAAAACCCAGAGGGGGGAAAGTTGGTTATTGTTTAGGTCTCTGTGGCTGTTTTCTAAGACTAGTGAGCACTGTTCTTATCACCACCACGGAGAAATTACGCTGAACAACCTGGAAGGATTTCAGCCCAAGGGCAAGAGGAAGTGGGTGGGCGgaatggaggaggaggtggaatttggaAACATTTGTTTTAAGGAGAACGAAAACTTGAAGCCAAAAGAAAGGGAGGCGTTGGCAAGACTGTCCGTATCCATGACCCTCGACTCTTTCTCAGTCTTCCCTCCTGTCTGTCACGCGCACTcacgcacacgcacacccctCACAAGGGCGCATCCCTCTCTCCTTAGCGGGGACTAAGCTGCCTTCCAGGGACGCTCGGGAGATGAGGTGGCGGTGCCaggtggggtgggaaggctgAGAGGGGAGTAGGAGACGGGGAGGAAGGCGAGGCGGACAGGGAGCCGCGGCCCGGCCGTCAGTCGGTCTGCCACCTGAGCGGCGAAGGGGCGCAGAGGCGCCGGGTCCTTACCTAGGTCTCCGGCCCTGCCGAGGGGGTGGGGAGCTCCGCCTGCTAGTGGGACGCGGACATGGACCAGGCCCCCTCCATCCTCCAGACCGAGAAGGCGTAACTGAGCCGCTCGTGGGCCACATAGCTGCAGCTTGCCATCTTGGAGTCCAGCTCGTCGCTCTGTAGGACCTGGTAGAGGAAGTCGATATACCTGGCCGCCAACTTGAGGGTCTGGATCTTGCTCAGCTTGTCCGAAGGCAGCGTGGGGATGATCTTCCGCAGCGCGGCGAACGCCTCGTTCAGCGACTGCGTGCGCTGGCGCTCCCGCACGTTAGCCATGACCCGCTGCGTCTGCAGCTCCTCGTAGGATTGCGGACtcccgccgccgctgctgctgccgccgccgccgccggcgccgccgccgccgccgccgccgcagcccgCAGACTTCTTGCCGCGCTTGCCTTGGGCTGGGCTGCCAGGCTCCTCGCCGCCTCCGACGCCCCCGCCCGCGGCCCCACCGGGCCCCGCGCCGCCCCCAGCGCTGCGCCGGCTGCTGCGCCGCTTGCGCCCCCCGCGCTTGCCGCTCGGCGGCTGCTGCCGGTCCGGCTCCTCCTCGCTGTTGCTCAGGCTGTCTTCGGCCGGCGAGACTGGCGAGCTGGACACGTCCTGCATCATCTCTCGGGCGGCAACGCTCGGCCTCGCAGGCCCGGGGCAGAAGGACGGCccggggaagaggaggagagccTGGCGCCTCAGCCCGCCAGCTTCCCTCGCGCGCGGCGCCGGCCCGGGCGGTGTGGACCGCGGAggagggagcggggaggagggacagggaggATCTCCGCGGGGAGGGCGcgcgggggaggcggggagggaggcgggagggggaggggacggtGTGGATGGCCCCGAGGTCCAAAAAGAAGGCGCCCAACGGCCGCACGCACACCCGGCTCAGCCTCCTGGAAACGCTGCCGGTGCCGGCGAGCCCGCGAGGTGTCT of Physeter macrocephalus isolate SW-GA chromosome 5, ASM283717v5, whole genome shotgun sequence contains these proteins:
- the TWIST1 gene encoding twist-related protein 1 translates to MMQDVSSSPVSPAEDSLSNSEEEPDRQQPPSGKRGGRKRRSSRRSAGGGAGPGGAAGGGVGGGEEPGSPAQGKRGKKSAGCGGGGGGGAGGGGGSSSGGGSPQSYEELQTQRVMANVRERQRTQSLNEAFAALRKIIPTLPSDKLSKIQTLKLAARYIDFLYQVLQSDELDSKMASCSYVAHERLSYAFSVWRMEGAWSMSASH